The following are encoded together in the Lathyrus oleraceus cultivar Zhongwan6 chromosome 3, CAAS_Psat_ZW6_1.0, whole genome shotgun sequence genome:
- the LOC127129845 gene encoding uncharacterized protein LOC127129845, with protein MVGQEIPVGEGNSPVIVVNWNQDANQLVHQVRQGNLLGENNLTTIVERIMDQNGVNMGMQMPNYISPLLEYVLQTELPRGWEVLKFTKFAGGTNNSTVEHVARYLTKAGDIANNENPRMKYFPSSLTKNDFTWFTTLPPYSIHDWACLERLFHEQFYMGQSKISLKELSSVKRKFAESVDD; from the coding sequence ATGGTCGGGCAAGAAATACCTGTTGGGGAGGGTAATTCACCTGTGATAGTTGTTAATTGGAACCAGGATGCTAACCAATTGGTCCATCAAGTTCGACAGGGAAATCTGTTGGGAGAAAATAACTTAACAACCATTGTGGAAAGAATAATGGATCAAAATGGGGTTAATATGGGCATGCAAATGCCAAACTACATATCTCCTCTACTAGAGTATGTGTTACAAACTGAATTACCAAGGGGATGGGAAGTCCTTAAATTTACAAAATTTGCTGGTGGCACAAACAACTCTACTGTCGAACACGTTGCTCGTTACCTAACTAAGGCAGGTGACATTGCAAACAACGAGAACCCGAGGATGAAATACTTCCCTAGTTCTCTAACAAAGAATGATTTCACATGGTTTACCACTTTACCTCCTTATTCAATCCATGATTGGGCATGTCTAGAGAGGTTATTTCATGAGCAGTTCTACATGGGGCAATCTAAGATTAGTCTGAAGGAATTGTCAAGCGTCAAGCGAAAGTTCGCTGAGTCGGTTGATGATTAA